The DNA window CAAGGGGTTCGCGTGCGCCTACTCGTACGAGGGCGGCGCGATGCTGATGCACGTGCGCGGCACCAGGTCCAGCGGCTACGAGGTCGGCTCGATCAGCTACCTCGCCGACTGATCCGAGGTGTGAACGGCCCCGCCCGTGGTAGGCGAGAAGCGGATCACGACACGGGAGGCGACATGGCCGAGGGGCTCTTGACCGACGAGGACATCGACACCGCGCTGGTGGCGCTGGAGGGCTGGCGGCGCGAGGGCGACGCCCTGCTGAAGGACGTGCCGGTGACGCCGGACAGCCACGGGTGGCTGACCGAGGCCGTGATGAACGAGGCCGCGGTGCTCGACCACCATCCGGAGATCGAGCACACCGCCGACGGCATCAGGTTCCGGCTGTCCACCCACAGCGCGGGCGGGGTGACGGCGCGGGACGTCGAGCTCGCCGCCCGCATCGACCACGTCCTCGACGGCGCGGCCCCCGACCGCGGCTGAGCAGGGGGCCGCGCCGCCGCCCGGCGGGCGGGTCAGCGGCTGACCGCCCGCTGGTAGAGCCGTGTGGCGAGCGGCACGAACACCACCAGCAGCAGCACCGACCAGAGCAGCGACGCCGCCACCGCGTGCCGCAGCGGCCAGACGTCGGGCACGGGCATGGCCGCGCTGGTGTTGCCGAACAGCTCGCGCGCGCCCTGGATCAGCGTGGAGACCGGGTTCCACTCGGCGATCGGCTTGAGCGGCCCCGGCAGGCGGTCGCTGTCGACGAAGGCGTTGGACAGGAACACGATCGGGAACGACACGATCGTGGCGACGTTGTTGAACACCTCGGGCGTGCGCAGGACCAGCGCGACCGTCGCGGTCACCCACGAGAAGGCGTAGGAGAACAGCAGCAGCATGAGGAAGCCGAGCGCGGCCTCCCCCGGCGAGCTGTGGATCCGCCAGCCGACCGCGAGCCCGACGAGCGCCATCGTGACGACGCTGGTCAGATTCATGATCACGTCGCTGACGGTCTGGCCGATCAGCACCGCCGAGGGCGACATCGGCAGCGTGCGGAACCGGTCGAAGATGCCCTTCTGGAGGTCCTGGGTCAGCGTGTAGCCGGTGATCTGGGCGCTCATGACGATCGTCATGACGAAGATGCCGGGAAGCAGATATTCGCCGTACGACATGCCGGGCAGGCTGATCATGCTGCCGAAGACGTAGGCGAACAGCAGCACGAACACGATGGGCAGCGTGATCACGCCGCCCAGCAGGTCGGGCGCGCGCCGGATCTTCAGCGCGTTGCGCCTGGCGATGGTGGCGCCGTCGGCGGCGGCGAGCCGGAGGGCGTTCATCGGACGGTCTCCTCGATCGGGCCGGCCCCCTGGCCGGTCAGGGTCAGGAACACGTCGTCCAGGGTCGGGCGGCGCAGGCCCGCGTCGCGGACCGCGATCCGCTCGGCGGCCAGCCGGCCGAGCGCCTCGGCCAGCGCCGCCGCGCCGCCGGTGACCGGGACGGTCATCCGGAGGGCGGCGGCGTCGACCTGGATGTCCTCGACGGCCAGCGGCGCCAGCACCCGCGTGGCCGCCTCCAGGTCGGCCCGGCCGGTCACCGACAGCTCGACGCGGTCGCCGCCGACCTGGTCCTTCAGCTCGTCGGCGG is part of the Nonomuraea coxensis DSM 45129 genome and encodes:
- a CDS encoding 4a-hydroxytetrahydrobiopterin dehydratase, which produces MAEGLLTDEDIDTALVALEGWRREGDALLKDVPVTPDSHGWLTEAVMNEAAVLDHHPEIEHTADGIRFRLSTHSAGGVTARDVELAARIDHVLDGAAPDRG
- a CDS encoding ABC transporter permease; amino-acid sequence: MNALRLAAADGATIARRNALKIRRAPDLLGGVITLPIVFVLLFAYVFGSMISLPGMSYGEYLLPGIFVMTIVMSAQITGYTLTQDLQKGIFDRFRTLPMSPSAVLIGQTVSDVIMNLTSVVTMALVGLAVGWRIHSSPGEAALGFLMLLLFSYAFSWVTATVALVLRTPEVFNNVATIVSFPIVFLSNAFVDSDRLPGPLKPIAEWNPVSTLIQGARELFGNTSAAMPVPDVWPLRHAVAASLLWSVLLLVVFVPLATRLYQRAVSR